Below is a genomic region from Bacteroidia bacterium.
TATATACGCAATAAGTGATTTGCATTTAGCAAACAGCGTTAATTGTAAGGCATTAATAGAATTACCTCATTTTGATAAAGATTGGCTTATACTTGCGGGGGATATTGGAGAAACGGAAGAACATTTACGGTTTGCGTTATCAGTATTAACACCCAAGTTTAAAAAAATAGTATGGACTCCAGGAAATCATGACCTTTGGACTCATCGATTAAATAAAAATGCACTAAAAGGAGAAAATAAATATCAAAAATTAGTTTCGATTTGCCAAAAATATGGTGTGATTACTCCAGAAGATGAATATCCGACATATTCTGATAAAGAAATAACTTATATGGTAATCCCAATTCTGACTCTTTACGATTACAGCTTTAGACCAGACTTTGTTAAGGAGGGTAATGAGGTAGAATGGGCTTCTGAATCAGGAGTTATCTGCGCCGATGAAGAGTTACTAATACCTGAGCCGTATAGCTCAATTAAAGATTGGTGTCGAGCCAGATGCGCTTATACTGAACAACGGCTAGCATCTATTGACTATAAGATTCCTAAAATAGTGATTAGCCATTACCCTCTACTAAAAGAACTTGGTAGAATATATACATATCCAAGGTTTTCTATTTGGTGTGGGACTACTCTAACCGAGAAATGGCTTGACCTATTTAATATTAAAATAGTGGTATATGGGCATTTACATATGCGATCATCAAAAATCGTCAGAAGGGTAAAGCATGAAGAAGTATCCTTTGGTTATCCTAATCAATGGGATCATAGTAAAGAGTTACAGTACTATTTGAGAAAAATAGTGTAGACAAAGATTTTAAAGTATGGGAAGGAATTGAATTATAAAATGTTAAAATGACAATGCCAATGAGACATGACAAAATTACTTTGAATCAATATTTTGAAAAAGGCATAAATTTTGACATGTGGAGGTTAAAATGGTGTAAGAATTAATTAACAATTTATTTTAGTAATATGACTAAAAAAAATAATAAAAAAAAGGTTCTCGCATTTCAGGCAGAAACAAAAGAGTTACTCAGTTTAATGATTAACTCATTGTATACACATCGGGAGATTTTTTTGCGTGAACTTATTTCAAATGCATCAGACGCCTTGGATAAGGTTCATTTTCAATCTCTAACAGAACCCGAACTTCTTGGAAGCGATCATGAACTTAAAATTGTTATTGATGTCGATAAAAACAATAAAACATTGACAATTACTGACAATGGAATAGGTATGACAATTGATGAAGTGATTGAAAATATTGGTACAATAGCAAAATCTGGGACAAAGGCATTTGTTGAAAAACTTAAAGAAGAAAAAAATTTAG
It encodes:
- a CDS encoding metallophosphoesterase translates to MSIYAISDLHLANSVNCKALIELPHFDKDWLILAGDIGETEEHLRFALSVLTPKFKKIVWTPGNHDLWTHRLNKNALKGENKYQKLVSICQKYGVITPEDEYPTYSDKEITYMVIPILTLYDYSFRPDFVKEGNEVEWASESGVICADEELLIPEPYSSIKDWCRARCAYTEQRLASIDYKIPKIVISHYPLLKELGRIYTYPRFSIWCGTTLTEKWLDLFNIKIVVYGHLHMRSSKIVRRVKHEEVSFGYPNQWDHSKELQYYLRKIV